One Gordonia mangrovi genomic region harbors:
- a CDS encoding MBL fold metallo-hydrolase produces MEQPWVGDTFAALPDTHVIPTYWPVPGLGTIPMNAFLLRSAEPVLVDSGVEILDEEFLDALGSLIDPVDIRWIWLTHEDRDHTGALRRLLDMAPRATVLGTFMTFGRAAPDGWLPPDRTRIVNPGDTVSVGDRELHAVRPPLFDSPGTLGFLDGKTGAYVASDCFGAPLPADVVATDSADAVDADTLRDAQITWATVDSPWVVDTDRARLSGHVDAVRNLDPSVLLSSHLPPVQRRVGHSLESVVAAQGAELAPGLTQEQLESLLGEFAPAGVE; encoded by the coding sequence ATGGAACAACCCTGGGTGGGAGACACATTCGCTGCTCTCCCCGACACCCATGTGATCCCCACGTACTGGCCCGTCCCGGGGCTGGGCACGATCCCGATGAACGCATTCCTGCTCCGCTCGGCCGAGCCGGTCCTCGTCGACAGCGGGGTCGAGATCCTCGACGAGGAGTTCCTCGACGCGCTCGGCTCACTGATCGACCCAGTGGACATCCGCTGGATCTGGCTGACGCATGAGGACCGCGACCACACCGGAGCGCTGCGCCGACTCCTCGACATGGCGCCGCGCGCCACCGTTCTCGGCACGTTCATGACCTTCGGTCGGGCGGCCCCGGACGGCTGGTTGCCGCCGGACCGCACCCGCATCGTCAATCCCGGCGACACCGTGTCCGTCGGCGACCGCGAGCTACATGCGGTGCGTCCACCGCTGTTCGACAGCCCCGGCACCCTCGGCTTCCTCGACGGCAAGACCGGTGCCTACGTCGCCTCGGACTGCTTCGGTGCGCCGCTGCCGGCAGACGTCGTCGCGACCGATTCGGCCGACGCCGTGGACGCCGACACTCTGCGCGACGCCCAGATCACCTGGGCGACCGTGGACAGCCCGTGGGTGGTCGACACCGACCGCGCACGACTGAGCGGTCACGTCGACGCGGTGCGGAACCTCGATCCGAGCGTGCTGCTCTCGTCGCACCTGCCTCCGGTGCAGCGACGTGTCGGCCACAGCCTGGAATCGGTGGTCGCCGCACAGGGCGCCGAACTCGCGCCCGGCCTGACCCAGGAGCAACTCGAGTCACTGCTGGGCGAATTCGCACCGGCCGGAGTCGAGTGA
- a CDS encoding helix-turn-helix transcriptional regulator, producing the protein MGSVPVEQLISAGQQPSGSLAARHIVGRDEILGRLEDFVAPTTGHGRPVILIADAGLGKSRLLQHAAARARANGLWVLQGRAIDGDAAEGLRSLREALGRVDLEAGCQPGDRLWVAWQSALRALDASSGSPTALAEELIRFLRAASRRTSLVLVLDDLQWADPDELAVLGYLIDNREAHGTRLLLSARADAMPPALARLVDRRVATTWPLPPLPPAAVRTLVGDVLGVDAVDHDLMAFVVDRAGGSPFAVEELLSGLIRSGVLVADGTTWRVDGPRLQTVAPPTVAASLHRRLAALSPNARAVVHAAAVLGHEFDWELIGPVTSLDAPRVATALREAADAGVIVESDGALRFRHALTRDEVVRTMLTPERRSLARAALEVVRSASDGSDAHHDLMLTLAEDADDLATWHSVLLRSGVAAANGGDLGAAVRRLDVLVSRTPAHAVDAATVAAAAAVLSEVHGRRGDRSAADDAARRALASSPDAATTRRVREAMVRAAIASGDLDAAEVELQPLVDAPSDARNPHTAVLEALIRLGRGDLPGAVDRARDVADDAAAPDRIRCEAFDILGRASRTYDIAEGTRWFERALDTATNAHDPHASAGALHELGTIDLLDNLRVDRLEAARAQALTIGDPHTIAHADFHLAEAYAARSESLLARRAADRAIDVAARIGSPVLAWAWLTTARTYAHDRDDPAMDEAIARARAAAGPAPEPLAIEAGVAGRVNALRALFGTDRVQALAHLDTAATLLADLPGHHFPHWGLWALLRAVHAPLTDADRARVRGSAGAGTRANRALLATADAVDAGRRGERDRAQRDFAAAELDMRGYDSIDWLIHLTRWIVSPDARRDGWGEPVAWAQEGVRWFSEHHQEPLATSCRQTLRQLGAPVPRRGRGSSQVPAPLHEMGVTSREVDVLVLIALRLSNSDIANRLVLSPRTVERHVSSLLSKTGTSGRRDLALLAERHGLA; encoded by the coding sequence GTGGGCAGTGTCCCGGTGGAGCAACTCATCTCGGCTGGTCAACAGCCATCCGGGTCACTGGCGGCGCGCCACATCGTGGGCCGCGACGAGATCCTCGGCCGGCTCGAGGACTTCGTGGCACCGACGACCGGGCACGGTCGGCCGGTGATACTCATCGCCGACGCCGGCCTCGGAAAGTCTCGACTGCTACAGCACGCGGCGGCTCGTGCGCGTGCCAACGGCCTCTGGGTGCTCCAGGGGCGGGCGATCGACGGCGACGCCGCCGAGGGCCTCCGCAGTCTTCGCGAAGCGCTCGGTCGTGTCGACCTCGAAGCCGGGTGTCAACCGGGCGACCGGCTCTGGGTCGCGTGGCAGTCGGCACTGCGCGCGCTCGATGCGTCGTCGGGGTCGCCGACAGCGCTCGCCGAAGAACTGATCCGCTTTCTGCGCGCGGCGTCGCGACGGACCAGTCTGGTCCTGGTGCTGGACGATCTCCAGTGGGCCGACCCCGACGAACTCGCCGTGCTGGGCTATCTGATCGACAACCGGGAGGCGCACGGGACACGACTGTTGCTGAGCGCGCGAGCCGACGCGATGCCGCCGGCGTTGGCGCGGCTGGTCGACCGACGCGTTGCCACGACCTGGCCGCTTCCTCCGCTGCCGCCTGCTGCCGTACGCACCCTGGTCGGCGACGTGCTGGGCGTCGACGCGGTCGACCACGACCTGATGGCATTCGTGGTCGATCGCGCCGGTGGCAGCCCGTTCGCGGTCGAGGAGTTGTTGTCCGGCCTGATCCGGTCGGGTGTTCTGGTGGCGGATGGCACCACGTGGCGCGTCGACGGACCACGCCTGCAGACGGTGGCGCCGCCGACTGTCGCGGCATCGTTGCACCGCCGACTCGCCGCACTGAGCCCGAACGCGCGCGCAGTGGTGCACGCGGCCGCCGTGCTCGGCCACGAATTCGACTGGGAGCTCATCGGTCCGGTGACCTCGCTCGACGCTCCGAGGGTGGCGACCGCCCTGCGCGAGGCCGCCGATGCCGGCGTGATCGTCGAGTCCGACGGCGCGCTGCGGTTCCGGCACGCGCTGACCCGCGACGAGGTGGTGCGCACGATGCTCACCCCCGAACGTCGGTCCCTCGCGCGGGCAGCTCTCGAGGTGGTGCGCAGCGCGTCCGACGGCTCTGACGCACACCACGATCTGATGTTGACGTTGGCCGAGGACGCCGACGACCTGGCCACCTGGCACAGCGTGTTGCTGCGATCCGGTGTGGCCGCAGCGAATGGCGGCGACCTCGGCGCCGCCGTCCGGCGTCTCGATGTTCTGGTGTCCCGGACACCGGCACATGCGGTCGACGCCGCCACGGTCGCGGCGGCCGCAGCGGTCCTCAGCGAGGTCCACGGCCGGCGGGGCGACCGATCCGCGGCCGACGACGCGGCTCGGCGGGCGCTGGCCTCGTCGCCGGACGCCGCCACCACCCGGCGAGTCCGGGAGGCGATGGTACGGGCGGCGATCGCGTCCGGTGACCTCGACGCCGCGGAGGTGGAGTTGCAGCCACTCGTCGATGCACCGAGCGACGCGCGCAACCCGCACACAGCGGTCCTGGAGGCACTGATCCGGCTCGGTCGGGGCGATCTCCCCGGTGCGGTGGACCGGGCCCGTGACGTCGCCGACGATGCGGCAGCGCCCGATCGGATACGGTGCGAGGCCTTCGACATCCTCGGTCGTGCGAGCCGCACCTACGACATCGCCGAGGGCACGCGGTGGTTCGAACGGGCACTCGACACCGCGACCAACGCGCACGACCCGCACGCGTCGGCCGGCGCGCTGCACGAACTCGGCACCATCGACCTGCTCGACAACCTGCGGGTGGATCGACTCGAGGCCGCCCGCGCCCAGGCGCTCACGATCGGCGATCCGCACACCATCGCGCACGCCGACTTCCACCTCGCCGAGGCGTACGCCGCGCGGTCGGAGAGCCTGCTCGCACGTCGCGCCGCCGATCGCGCGATCGACGTCGCCGCCCGGATCGGATCGCCGGTCCTGGCGTGGGCGTGGCTCACCACCGCCCGCACCTACGCCCACGACCGCGACGATCCCGCCATGGACGAGGCCATCGCCCGTGCGCGGGCGGCGGCCGGCCCGGCTCCCGAGCCGCTCGCCATCGAGGCGGGTGTCGCCGGACGGGTGAATGCACTGCGTGCCCTCTTCGGGACCGACCGGGTGCAGGCCCTGGCTCACCTCGATACTGCCGCGACGTTGCTGGCCGATCTGCCCGGACATCACTTTCCGCACTGGGGGCTCTGGGCGCTGCTGCGCGCGGTGCACGCGCCGCTCACCGACGCCGACCGCGCCCGCGTGCGCGGCAGCGCCGGCGCCGGCACCCGCGCCAACCGGGCCCTGCTGGCCACCGCCGACGCCGTGGATGCGGGTCGTCGCGGCGAACGCGACCGTGCGCAGCGCGACTTCGCTGCCGCAGAGCTGGATATGCGCGGCTACGACAGCATCGACTGGTTGATCCACCTCACTCGCTGGATCGTGTCACCCGACGCCCGCCGCGACGGGTGGGGCGAACCCGTGGCGTGGGCGCAGGAGGGTGTGCGCTGGTTCTCCGAGCACCACCAGGAGCCGCTGGCGACCAGTTGCCGACAGACGTTGCGGCAACTCGGGGCACCAGTCCCACGCCGCGGACGCGGGAGCAGCCAGGTGCCGGCGCCCCTGCACGAGATGGGCGTGACCAGTCGCGAGGTCGACGTCCTCGTGTTGATCGCCTTACGGCTGTCCAACAGCGACATCGCCAACCGACTGGTGCTCTCGCCGCGCACCGTCGAACGTCATGTGAGCAGCCTGCTGAGCAAGACCGGGACATCCGGGCGCCGCGACCTCGCGTTACTGGCCGAACGGCACGGGCTCGCCTGA
- a CDS encoding DUF3237 family protein yields MTTTLPHDSTAATKPTYRFEGQFSTIVPIGPVADGFRLNGHFGGKITYGELAGADLVGLDYFRIRHDGTGIVTAHEVVTLDDKVVAVELHGYLEPPAGVAAPTPVDIVTPGFAWPTEPYTIHVAATFETAHPELAHLNTTIVAHTGAVNFADGSLVVEARRIG; encoded by the coding sequence ATGACCACCACCCTGCCCCACGACAGCACAGCCGCGACCAAGCCGACCTACCGCTTCGAAGGCCAGTTCAGCACCATCGTCCCGATCGGACCCGTCGCCGACGGCTTTCGGCTCAACGGGCACTTCGGCGGCAAGATCACCTACGGCGAGCTGGCCGGCGCCGACCTCGTCGGGCTCGACTACTTCCGCATCCGTCACGACGGCACCGGAATCGTCACCGCCCACGAGGTCGTCACCCTCGACGACAAGGTCGTCGCGGTGGAACTGCACGGCTACCTCGAACCGCCGGCCGGTGTGGCGGCACCCACGCCCGTTGACATCGTCACCCCCGGATTCGCATGGCCGACAGAGCCGTACACCATCCACGTGGCCGCCACCTTCGAGACCGCGCACCCGGAACTCGCCCACCTGAACACCACCATCGTGGCGCACACGGGTGCGGTGAACTTCGCCGACGGCAGCCTCGTCGTCGAGGCGCGGCGGATCGGTTGA
- a CDS encoding YdhR family protein, with protein MTLLQVNYERALPHDDEEQATALRHAAQAISGLPGLIWKIWLYDDDAHVAGGLYLFDSEANARRWGDGPMETALGSHPGIGRIDKRYFAVDAELSAVTGAQPTLAPAPLAARSGGS; from the coding sequence ATGACATTGCTCCAAGTGAACTACGAACGCGCGCTCCCCCACGACGACGAGGAGCAGGCCACCGCACTGCGGCACGCCGCGCAGGCCATCTCCGGACTGCCCGGCCTCATCTGGAAGATCTGGCTCTACGACGACGACGCGCATGTCGCGGGCGGGCTGTATCTGTTCGACTCCGAGGCGAATGCGCGCCGGTGGGGCGACGGACCGATGGAGACCGCCCTGGGCAGCCATCCCGGAATCGGCCGGATCGACAAGCGGTACTTCGCCGTCGACGCCGAACTGAGCGCAGTGACCGGCGCACAGCCGACGCTGGCGCCGGCACCACTCGCCGCGCGGTCGGGTGGATCATGA
- a CDS encoding VOC family protein, whose amino-acid sequence MPDPGMSGSEMSPPTSPPSLHSIAHVALTVTDLARSQEWYQRVLGLEYVITVPHEGGEGIVMADPDRRVWWAIHRHDGQDLAPFSVTRTGLDHVGLQVNSVDDLHAWSGWLDSIGVAHNGIAGLPDFGMAALVFYDPDGIPLELLAYT is encoded by the coding sequence ATGCCGGATCCAGGGATGTCGGGTTCAGAGATGTCACCGCCGACCTCACCACCGTCACTGCACAGCATCGCCCACGTGGCCCTCACCGTGACCGACCTCGCGCGCTCCCAGGAGTGGTATCAGCGGGTACTCGGCCTCGAGTACGTGATCACCGTTCCGCACGAGGGCGGCGAGGGCATCGTGATGGCCGACCCGGACCGCCGGGTGTGGTGGGCGATCCACCGACACGACGGGCAGGACCTCGCTCCGTTCTCGGTCACCCGAACCGGACTCGATCACGTGGGCCTGCAGGTCAATTCGGTCGACGATCTACACGCCTGGTCCGGCTGGCTCGACAGCATCGGGGTCGCTCACAACGGCATCGCCGGCCTGCCCGACTTCGGCATGGCGGCGCTGGTCTTCTACGACCCGGACGGCATTCCGCTGGAATTGCTCGCCTACACCTGA